In Pseudomonas sp. MM213, a genomic segment contains:
- a CDS encoding extracellular solute-binding protein, protein MKMKKLCFAVTGLALSCFTAFSAQAAEPKELFFYNWTDYYPVDLLAKFEKETGIKVTMDGYDSNETLLAKLQAGGAAYDVIVPSQSIMRTLINQNLLLEIDASALPNFQHVKPAFRDPSFDPGRKFSAPYLWGTTGFSYDSARVPGGKLDDSWKEFFEPRKELQGQLAALDTSSSVINAASHYLNVDECSENPQDAKRILELLQKQKPFLKMYSSDNTVDRMASGEVIMMQNWNGSTARATLQKSSIKYVYPREGLAMFQDNFAVPKSAPHPGNAKIFIDWMMKPENAAAVSNAIAYANGIQSDKLIDAKWRVMDAINMPDEFASRLRPEKECSNKARELQDRIWSKLKG, encoded by the coding sequence ATGAAAATGAAAAAACTGTGTTTCGCCGTCACCGGTCTGGCCCTGAGTTGCTTCACGGCGTTCAGCGCCCAGGCCGCCGAGCCCAAGGAGTTGTTCTTCTACAACTGGACCGATTACTACCCGGTGGACCTGCTGGCCAAATTCGAAAAGGAGACCGGCATCAAGGTCACCATGGACGGCTACGACAGCAACGAAACCCTGCTCGCCAAATTGCAGGCCGGTGGTGCGGCGTATGACGTGATCGTGCCGTCGCAGTCGATCATGCGCACGCTGATCAATCAGAACCTGCTGCTGGAAATCGACGCATCGGCCCTGCCCAATTTCCAGCACGTCAAACCGGCGTTCCGCGACCCGAGCTTCGACCCTGGCCGCAAGTTCTCGGCACCGTACCTGTGGGGCACCACCGGGTTTTCCTATGACAGCGCACGCGTGCCGGGCGGCAAACTGGACGATTCGTGGAAGGAATTCTTCGAACCACGCAAGGAACTGCAAGGCCAGCTCGCCGCACTCGACACCTCCAGCAGCGTGATCAACGCCGCCAGCCACTATCTCAACGTCGACGAATGCAGCGAAAACCCACAGGACGCCAAGCGCATTCTGGAACTGCTGCAAAAGCAGAAACCGTTCCTGAAGATGTACAGCTCGGACAACACCGTCGACCGCATGGCCTCCGGTGAAGTGATCATGATGCAGAACTGGAACGGCTCCACCGCCCGGGCCACGTTGCAGAAGAGCAGCATCAAGTACGTGTATCCGCGCGAAGGCCTGGCGATGTTCCAGGACAACTTCGCCGTACCGAAAAGCGCGCCGCACCCCGGCAACGCGAAGATCTTCATCGACTGGATGATGAAACCGGAAAACGCCGCCGCCGTGTCCAATGCGATCGCTTACGCCAACGGCATTCAGAGCGACAAATTGATCGACGCCAAATGGCGGGTGATGGACGCGATCAACATGCCCGACGAGTTCGCCTCGCGCCTGCGTCCTGAGAAAGAGTGCAGCAACAAGGCGCGGGAGCTGCAGGACCGGATCTGGTCGAAGCTCAAGGGCTGA